The following proteins are encoded in a genomic region of Aquifex aeolicus VF5:
- a CDS encoding homoserine dehydrogenase, producing the protein MGFVRVGIIGCGTVGTGTAKLLIQNADLIKKKTGIEFKLVKVADIDWERKREFEVPKELRTTDYKEVIDNSDVVVELVGGKTFAKKVILEALEAGKCVVTANKHLLAEEGKEIFEEAKKRNLFIGFEASVGGGIPVIKALREGLAGNKILNILGILNGTTNYILTRMFEENLDFETALKEAKEKGYAEADPSLDIDGWDAAHKIAILAMLAYGGYLDFNDVYVEGIRNVDKLDVELGKELGYTLKLLAIAKKVDSEVEVRVHPTFIHSEEALAKVSGVYNAVMIEGDFVGKTMFYGQGAGSHPTASAVVADVIDAGRFLLCSSKVLPPVNWEEGELKVRKNFYSRYYLRFDVPDKPGVLAKIANVLADYNISIASVLQKEMVCKIAGREGETIVPLVILTHKAFEEDIQNALKEIQKLPVVVDKPVLIRVEEEAY; encoded by the coding sequence ATGGGCTTTGTAAGGGTCGGAATAATCGGTTGCGGTACGGTTGGAACGGGAACCGCCAAACTCCTCATACAGAATGCAGACCTAATAAAGAAGAAAACGGGTATAGAGTTCAAACTCGTGAAAGTTGCGGACATAGACTGGGAGAGAAAGAGGGAGTTTGAAGTTCCGAAAGAACTGAGAACCACAGATTATAAAGAAGTTATAGATAATTCGGACGTGGTCGTTGAACTCGTAGGCGGTAAAACTTTCGCTAAGAAGGTAATACTGGAAGCTCTGGAAGCGGGAAAGTGCGTTGTTACAGCAAATAAACACCTCCTCGCAGAGGAAGGGAAGGAGATTTTTGAAGAGGCCAAGAAGAGAAACTTATTTATAGGTTTTGAAGCCTCGGTGGGAGGAGGGATTCCCGTGATAAAAGCGTTAAGGGAAGGACTTGCGGGGAATAAAATTCTCAACATCCTCGGTATCCTCAACGGAACGACAAATTACATACTCACGAGGATGTTTGAGGAAAATCTTGACTTTGAAACGGCTTTAAAGGAAGCAAAAGAAAAAGGGTATGCGGAGGCAGATCCAAGTCTTGACATAGACGGGTGGGATGCGGCTCACAAGATTGCTATTCTCGCCATGCTCGCCTACGGTGGGTATCTAGACTTTAACGACGTTTACGTAGAGGGTATAAGGAACGTTGATAAGCTCGACGTAGAACTGGGAAAGGAACTGGGATACACACTGAAACTCCTCGCAATCGCGAAAAAAGTTGACTCGGAGGTTGAGGTGAGGGTTCATCCCACCTTTATACACTCCGAGGAAGCCCTTGCAAAGGTCTCCGGAGTTTACAACGCAGTCATGATAGAGGGAGATTTTGTAGGGAAAACCATGTTCTATGGTCAGGGGGCGGGTTCACATCCGACCGCTTCTGCGGTGGTGGCGGACGTGATAGACGCGGGGAGGTTCTTACTCTGTAGCTCTAAGGTTCTTCCTCCCGTGAACTGGGAAGAAGGAGAACTGAAGGTCAGGAAGAACTTTTACTCCAGGTACTACCTTAGGTTTGACGTTCCTGACAAGCCCGGAGTTCTGGCAAAGATAGCGAATGTACTTGCGGATTACAATATAAGCATAGCCTCGGTTCTCCAGAAGGAAATGGTTTGTAAAATCGCGGGCAGGGAGGGTGAAACTATAGTTCCTCTGGTTATCCTGACTCACAAAGCTTTTGAAGAGGATATACAGAACGCTTTAAAGGAGATACAGAAGCTCCCCGTAGTTGTTGATAAGCCCGTGCTGATACGTGTGGAAGAGGAGGCTTACTGA
- a CDS encoding ZIP family metal transporter, which yields MEILLIASLLSLGTFLGSFLSLFFRSVNVGVSLAFAAGVMLVASFTSLILPGIEIGGFWKTATGIVLGFFLMMLVEVLSPHEHVVKGKEGLIKKESLNRLILIVIGITIHNVPEGISVGVATSHSWNTGFPLAIAIAVQDIPEGLVVSLPLMVMMKSTLIPLIIGFLSGFIESIFAVFGYYLMETFKNLLPYGLGFGGGAMLYVTVKEALPEIYASGERETKITLSFLTGFLLMLFLDSIEIK from the coding sequence GTGGAAATACTTCTAATCGCTTCTCTTCTGAGTTTAGGTACTTTCCTTGGCAGTTTTCTTTCTCTGTTTTTCAGGAGTGTGAACGTAGGTGTGAGTTTAGCCTTTGCGGCGGGTGTTATGCTCGTTGCGAGTTTCACGAGTTTAATACTTCCGGGAATAGAAATCGGCGGTTTCTGGAAAACCGCTACTGGTATAGTTCTCGGATTCTTCCTTATGATGCTCGTTGAAGTTTTATCCCCACACGAGCACGTAGTTAAAGGAAAGGAGGGACTGATTAAGAAGGAAAGTTTAAACCGCTTAATCCTGATAGTTATCGGCATTACGATTCACAACGTGCCTGAAGGGATAAGCGTGGGTGTCGCTACCTCACATTCATGGAATACGGGATTTCCTCTGGCAATTGCCATAGCCGTGCAGGACATTCCCGAAGGCTTAGTGGTTTCCCTTCCTCTCATGGTCATGATGAAGAGTACCTTAATCCCGCTAATAATTGGTTTTCTCAGCGGTTTTATAGAGTCAATTTTTGCGGTTTTCGGTTACTACCTCATGGAAACCTTTAAAAACCTTCTGCCCTACGGTCTCGGATTTGGCGGAGGTGCTATGCTATACGTTACCGTAAAAGAGGCTCTACCGGAAATCTACGCTTCGGGAGAGAGGGAAACTAAAATAACGCTTAGTTTCCTGACAGGTTTCCTGCTTATGCTATTTCTGGATTCCATTGAGATTAAATAA
- the yihA gene encoding ribosome biogenesis GTP-binding protein YihA/YsxC: MKVKFLGSFFEEFPPPDYPEVVFVGRSNVGKSSLLNMVVGSKVAKVSKTPGRTRAVNYFLLDKKLYLVDVPGYGYAKVGREEMEKWRKMMERYFKERKDNIKMAFLLIDAVAGVQPLDEQMIEWFEYYGIPFTVVITKIDKASQSEIAKTLKQVKRYVGDGAIVLSSAKEGKGKKELLSRILN; encoded by the coding sequence ATGAAGGTAAAATTCTTAGGGTCCTTCTTTGAGGAATTCCCTCCGCCCGATTACCCTGAAGTGGTATTCGTGGGTCGTTCAAACGTGGGAAAGTCGTCGCTCCTTAACATGGTCGTAGGTTCAAAAGTAGCAAAGGTCAGTAAAACTCCGGGAAGAACGAGGGCGGTTAATTACTTCCTTCTGGATAAAAAACTCTACCTCGTTGACGTCCCAGGATACGGATACGCAAAGGTGGGTAGGGAAGAAATGGAAAAGTGGAGGAAAATGATGGAGAGATACTTCAAGGAGAGGAAGGATAACATAAAGATGGCTTTTCTCCTGATAGACGCAGTAGCGGGAGTTCAGCCCCTTGACGAGCAGATGATAGAGTGGTTTGAGTACTACGGTATACCCTTTACGGTAGTAATAACAAAGATAGACAAGGCTTCTCAGAGTGAGATAGCAAAGACCTTGAAACAGGTCAAGAGGTACGTAGGAGATGGAGCCATAGTCCTTTCTTCCGCAAAGGAAGGGAAGGGAAAGAAGGAATTACTCTCCAGAATCCTCAATTAA
- the rsmA gene encoding 16S rRNA (adenine(1518)-N(6)/adenine(1519)-N(6))-dimethyltransferase RsmA, whose amino-acid sequence MVRLKKSFGQHLLVSEGVLKKIAEELNIEEGNTVVEVGGGTGNLTKVLLQHPLKKLYVIELDREMVENLKSIGDERLEVINEDASKFPFCSLGKELKVVGNLPYNVASLIIENTVYNKDCVPLAVFMVQKEVAEKLQGKKDTGWLSVFVRTFYDVNYVMTVPPRFFVPPPKVQSAVIKLVKNEKFPVKDLKNYKKFLTKIFQNRRKVLRKKIPEELLKEAGINPDARVEQLSLEDFFKLYRLIEDSGE is encoded by the coding sequence ATGGTAAGACTGAAAAAATCCTTCGGGCAACACCTTTTAGTTTCCGAAGGCGTTTTGAAAAAGATAGCCGAAGAACTCAATATAGAGGAAGGTAACACCGTCGTGGAAGTGGGAGGGGGAACGGGAAACTTAACTAAGGTTTTACTCCAGCATCCCCTGAAAAAACTCTACGTAATAGAGCTAGACAGGGAAATGGTTGAAAACTTGAAAAGTATCGGAGACGAAAGGTTAGAAGTCATAAACGAAGACGCTTCAAAATTCCCTTTTTGTAGTTTGGGGAAAGAACTAAAAGTAGTTGGAAACTTACCTTACAACGTGGCGAGCTTGATAATTGAGAACACCGTTTACAACAAGGATTGTGTACCACTTGCGGTTTTCATGGTTCAGAAGGAAGTTGCGGAAAAGCTACAGGGAAAGAAAGACACCGGCTGGCTTTCCGTATTCGTGAGGACCTTTTACGATGTCAATTATGTTATGACCGTCCCTCCGAGGTTTTTTGTCCCGCCTCCGAAGGTTCAGTCCGCCGTAATAAAGCTTGTAAAAAACGAAAAATTCCCCGTAAAGGATTTAAAGAATTACAAAAAGTTTTTGACAAAAATCTTTCAAAACAGGAGAAAGGTTCTGAGGAAAAAAATCCCGGAGGAGTTACTTAAAGAAGCTGGCATAAATCCCGACGCGAGGGTTGAACAACTTAGTCTGGAAGATTTCTTTAAACTTTACCGATTAATTGAGGATTCTGGAGAGTAA
- the purU gene encoding formyltetrahydrofolate deformylase, with product MQNAILLVSCPDRKGLVKEISSFIADNGGNIVSFDQHIDEQTKTFLARVEWSLEDFKIPREKIENEFKKVAQKFSMNFQISFSDYVKKVAIFVSKQEHCFYDLMHRFYSGELKGEVKLVISNHEKARKTAEFFGVPFYHIPKTKENKLEAEKRELELLKEYGVELVVLARYMQILSPKFVKEYENKIINIHHSFLPAFPGAKPYERAFGKGVKIIGATAHYVTEELDEGPIIEQDVVRVSHKDSLEDFIRKGKDIEKVVLARAVKWHLEDKILVYNGKTVVFE from the coding sequence ATGCAAAACGCCATACTTCTCGTATCCTGCCCAGATAGGAAGGGACTCGTAAAGGAAATTTCCTCCTTTATAGCGGACAACGGGGGAAACATAGTCAGCTTTGACCAGCACATAGACGAGCAGACGAAAACCTTCCTTGCAAGGGTGGAGTGGAGTCTCGAGGATTTTAAAATCCCAAGAGAAAAAATTGAAAATGAGTTTAAAAAAGTTGCCCAAAAGTTTTCTATGAATTTCCAAATTAGTTTTTCCGATTACGTTAAAAAGGTTGCCATTTTCGTTTCAAAACAGGAGCACTGCTTTTACGACCTAATGCACAGATTTTACTCGGGAGAGCTAAAGGGGGAGGTGAAGCTCGTTATAAGTAACCACGAAAAGGCGAGGAAAACAGCGGAGTTCTTCGGCGTTCCCTTTTACCACATTCCGAAAACCAAGGAGAATAAACTTGAGGCTGAAAAGAGAGAGCTTGAGCTTTTAAAGGAGTACGGTGTTGAACTTGTAGTTCTCGCAAGGTACATGCAAATTCTTTCCCCTAAATTCGTAAAGGAGTATGAAAACAAGATAATAAACATACACCATTCCTTCCTGCCAGCCTTTCCAGGGGCAAAACCCTACGAGAGAGCTTTCGGGAAAGGCGTGAAGATTATAGGTGCTACCGCCCATTACGTTACGGAGGAGCTGGACGAAGGCCCCATAATAGAGCAGGACGTGGTTCGTGTAAGCCACAAGGACAGTCTTGAGGACTTCATAAGAAAGGGGAAGGACATAGAAAAAGTAGTTCTCGCAAGGGCGGTAAAGTGGCACCTTGAGGACAAGATACTCGTCTACAATGGAAAGACAGTAGTTTTTGAATGA
- a CDS encoding NfeD family protein: MKIILLSLFWVFFSFGKIFVAQWEGPITPTTADYVERTIQKAQKEGGTLYILLLNTPGGLVESMRKIIQSFETAPFPIVVYVYPPGGRAASAGAIITIAADIAAMAPGTNIGAAHPVLATPQGREKKEKGKDVMMEKVLQDMLAFVRAIAKEKGRNVKVVEKMVKESLSLSAEEALKKGVIDLIAYNLEDLLTKLEGKKVKKLNAVYEIRTKGKEVVFLKPSLREEFLKIITNPTVAYLLLMLGFYGIFFELYNPGAIIPGVLGAICLLLGLYGLSVISINWLALLLIVLGILFFVLELLTPTFGALALGGAISILLGSLFLVEEGSPYGEIPKQLIISVSIFSAIFFLGVGYLGLKAQKRKKLTGIEGMIGEEGEAIVDFKNGRGKVFVHGEIWDAVSEDDIKKGDTVKVVGAKGLKLIVKKSS; this comes from the coding sequence ATGAAGATAATTCTACTTTCACTCTTCTGGGTATTCTTTTCCTTCGGAAAGATATTCGTAGCCCAGTGGGAAGGCCCCATAACGCCCACTACCGCTGACTACGTTGAAAGGACTATACAGAAAGCACAGAAGGAAGGGGGAACGCTGTACATACTTCTCTTAAACACTCCCGGCGGACTTGTGGAGAGTATGAGGAAGATAATTCAGAGTTTCGAGACCGCTCCCTTTCCCATAGTAGTTTATGTTTATCCGCCGGGCGGGAGAGCTGCTTCAGCAGGGGCAATTATAACTATAGCCGCGGACATAGCCGCGATGGCCCCGGGCACCAATATAGGCGCGGCACACCCGGTCCTTGCAACACCGCAGGGTCGCGAAAAAAAGGAAAAGGGAAAGGACGTTATGATGGAAAAGGTACTACAGGACATGCTCGCCTTCGTAAGAGCCATAGCCAAAGAAAAGGGAAGAAACGTAAAAGTAGTTGAAAAGATGGTAAAGGAGAGTCTTTCCCTTTCTGCGGAAGAAGCTCTGAAAAAGGGAGTAATAGACCTGATAGCGTATAACCTTGAGGACTTACTCACGAAACTAGAGGGTAAAAAAGTTAAAAAACTTAACGCGGTTTACGAAATAAGAACAAAGGGCAAAGAAGTAGTGTTTTTAAAACCGAGTCTGAGAGAAGAATTTCTGAAAATCATTACAAATCCGACAGTGGCTTACCTCCTGCTCATGCTTGGATTTTACGGAATATTCTTCGAACTTTACAACCCTGGTGCCATAATCCCCGGTGTTCTGGGGGCTATATGTCTGCTCCTCGGTCTGTACGGTCTGAGCGTTATATCTATAAACTGGCTTGCCTTATTGCTTATAGTCCTCGGGATACTCTTTTTTGTCCTTGAACTCCTTACTCCAACTTTCGGGGCCCTTGCCCTCGGAGGTGCTATTTCCATACTCCTAGGCTCACTTTTCCTCGTAGAAGAGGGTTCACCGTACGGAGAAATCCCAAAGCAATTAATAATCAGTGTTTCCATTTTTAGTGCCATTTTCTTCCTCGGGGTAGGTTATCTTGGCTTGAAGGCTCAAAAGAGGAAGAAGCTCACGGGAATTGAGGGGATGATAGGAGAAGAGGGAGAGGCTATTGTAGACTTTAAAAACGGGAGGGGAAAGGTATTCGTTCACGGGGAGATATGGGACGCTGTATCGGAGGACGATATAAAGAAAGGGGATACGGTTAAAGTAGTAGGCGCTAAAGGTCTTAAATTAATCGTTAAGAAATCTTCGTGA
- a CDS encoding roadblock/LC7 domain-containing protein produces MELDLISYELDEKTKEGIEKVVEKFFTKAEPDLVLIFDKAGRILACKGMDISDTYSEFISSILSALFFASEELTSMLDKNDEMKDVFYETKNRVFLMARLEKDFLIGVISRKNLSLGSIRLFFNHLVSDLNAVLKNLKEVEKKSLKISKEELKKKLDQILGS; encoded by the coding sequence ATGGAACTGGATCTCATAAGTTACGAACTTGACGAGAAAACTAAGGAAGGAATAGAGAAGGTTGTTGAGAAGTTCTTTACTAAAGCTGAACCAGATTTAGTGCTCATATTTGACAAAGCAGGCAGGATACTCGCCTGTAAGGGGATGGATATCTCCGATACTTACTCCGAGTTCATATCAAGTATTCTCAGTGCTCTGTTCTTCGCCTCCGAAGAACTCACATCGATGCTGGACAAAAACGACGAGATGAAGGACGTGTTTTACGAGACAAAAAACAGGGTGTTTTTAATGGCAAGACTTGAAAAAGACTTCCTTATCGGAGTAATATCGAGGAAAAACCTATCTCTGGGAAGTATCAGACTCTTTTTCAATCACCTTGTGTCCGACCTCAACGCAGTTCTTAAAAACCTTAAAGAAGTAGAAAAGAAGAGTCTTAAAATTTCTAAGGAAGAGTTGAAGAAGAAACTGGATCAGATTCTGGGAAGCTGA
- a CDS encoding Rab family GTPase — MKLKIVFFGASLAGKSTTVRKLYEILKEKGLVKGEFMSIDTDEKRTLFVEMFLSKIPIDGQEIDFKILTTPGQFRLHPLRKAIMQGVDGLVFTVDSQTGREEINFLVLRETAHVLKDSTWIYTQYPSLFSTTREIFPTHFP; from the coding sequence ATGAAGCTGAAAATAGTGTTCTTCGGTGCAAGTCTTGCAGGTAAGAGTACCACGGTGAGAAAGCTTTACGAGATTTTAAAGGAAAAGGGACTAGTAAAGGGAGAGTTTATGAGTATAGACACCGACGAAAAAAGGACACTCTTTGTGGAAATGTTCCTCAGTAAGATTCCTATAGACGGTCAGGAAATAGACTTTAAAATCCTCACCACTCCCGGGCAGTTCAGACTTCACCCCCTCAGAAAGGCAATAATGCAGGGGGTGGACGGTCTTGTGTTTACCGTCGACTCTCAAACGGGAAGGGAAGAAATAAACTTTCTCGTTCTTCGTGAAACGGCACACGTGCTTAAGGACTCAACATGGATCTATACTCAATACCCGTCGTTGTTCAGTACAACAAGAGAGATCTTCCCGACGCACTTCCCATAG
- a CDS encoding c-type heme family protein: MKALLPKSIKGKVSLIIGSIAVASGLITGFYTYNEEVKKAKEVSKEKVRLTLAFSKSIRGYVRETLRPKIYELMNEYKCIKEDFILEAQSSSFLTSNIFRSVSREFQGLTLRQVAFKPLNPKNEPTPVEQKIIEYFRKTKAPEYTEIVNINNYRYLVSAFPVKVEASCLMCHGKVENMPKAVKAIYKPKEDPNWKVDEIQGGIFVYEPYEATLLRAQLSGLIKGGTIFFVNILVLGIILWILNRYVFSPINVLKEHADKISKGEIDDRIPVKGEDEIGELAKAFERMRISIKKVMDLLK; encoded by the coding sequence ATGAAAGCACTTCTACCTAAATCCATTAAAGGTAAAGTGAGCTTAATTATCGGTTCTATCGCGGTTGCGAGCGGACTGATAACGGGTTTTTACACCTATAACGAAGAAGTAAAAAAAGCCAAGGAAGTGTCCAAGGAAAAGGTGAGGTTGACTCTTGCCTTTTCAAAGTCTATCAGAGGTTATGTGAGAGAAACACTTAGACCCAAAATATACGAGCTGATGAACGAGTACAAGTGTATTAAGGAAGACTTCATACTGGAAGCTCAATCCTCTTCCTTCTTGACTTCGAACATTTTCAGAAGTGTAAGCAGAGAGTTTCAGGGGTTGACTTTAAGGCAAGTGGCTTTCAAACCTTTAAATCCAAAGAACGAACCGACTCCCGTTGAGCAGAAGATAATAGAGTACTTCAGGAAAACTAAAGCACCTGAGTACACGGAAATCGTTAACATAAACAACTACAGGTATTTGGTCTCAGCTTTTCCGGTTAAAGTAGAGGCTTCCTGTCTCATGTGCCACGGAAAAGTGGAAAATATGCCAAAAGCTGTAAAAGCTATATATAAACCCAAAGAGGACCCGAACTGGAAAGTTGACGAGATACAGGGAGGAATTTTCGTATACGAACCCTACGAGGCTACACTTTTGAGGGCACAACTGAGCGGTCTCATAAAGGGAGGAACTATATTCTTCGTAAACATACTCGTTCTCGGTATCATACTCTGGATACTAAACCGCTACGTTTTCAGCCCTATAAACGTTCTCAAGGAACACGCGGATAAGATAAGCAAGGGTGAAATAGATGACAGGATACCTGTAAAGGGAGAAGACGAGATAGGAGAACTCGCAAAGGCTTTTGAGAGAATGAGGATAAGCATAAAGAAAGTTATGGATCTACTCAAGTGA
- the alr gene encoding alanine racemase: protein MPRAILEINSERIRHNVKKLSEFSGKKVIAVIKADAYGIGSIQMAKILEPIEEVDAFAVACVEEGVELRKMGIKKEILILGGVLKDEVPLVEEYFLTPVVSDIEHLRAIGNRDIKFHVKYDTGMGRLGFLNEVIHDPRVEGIMSHLSSPADEEFSKLQIKKFEEIVKKYTKVEKIHMESSAGVVYRVPFTTHIRVGLAMYGEKPLKNYPVDIKPALTLKAKLISVKELPENYPVSYSRTYVTKKKTKTGVVAFGYADGLMKTLSNRSYLLYKGEKLPIFGNITMDMTIVDLKNTDAKVGDWVYVVNEERTFTELAREAGTIPYELMCNLSKRIKRVVV, encoded by the coding sequence ATGCCCAGAGCTATTCTGGAGATAAACAGTGAAAGGATAAGACACAACGTCAAGAAGTTATCGGAGTTTTCCGGGAAAAAGGTTATAGCGGTTATAAAGGCGGACGCCTACGGTATAGGTTCTATACAAATGGCAAAAATACTAGAGCCTATTGAAGAAGTGGACGCTTTCGCGGTAGCCTGCGTTGAAGAGGGGGTTGAACTCAGGAAAATGGGAATAAAAAAGGAAATACTCATACTGGGAGGAGTACTGAAGGATGAAGTCCCTTTAGTAGAGGAGTACTTCCTTACCCCCGTTGTTTCGGATATTGAGCACCTGAGAGCTATAGGAAACAGGGATATAAAGTTTCACGTAAAGTACGACACGGGAATGGGAAGACTTGGGTTTTTGAACGAAGTTATACACGACCCGAGGGTGGAAGGGATAATGAGTCACCTCTCGAGCCCGGCGGACGAAGAATTTTCCAAACTCCAGATAAAGAAGTTTGAGGAGATAGTTAAGAAGTACACAAAAGTTGAGAAAATCCACATGGAGAGTTCAGCAGGTGTTGTGTACAGAGTGCCTTTTACCACTCACATAAGGGTAGGGCTTGCAATGTACGGCGAAAAACCCCTGAAGAATTACCCCGTTGATATAAAACCCGCACTCACTCTTAAAGCTAAGTTAATATCCGTAAAGGAACTTCCTGAAAATTATCCGGTATCTTACAGCAGGACGTACGTAACTAAGAAAAAAACGAAAACAGGTGTAGTTGCCTTCGGGTACGCGGACGGACTCATGAAAACACTGTCCAACAGGAGTTATTTGCTTTATAAGGGAGAAAAGCTACCAATTTTCGGGAACATTACCATGGACATGACAATAGTGGACCTGAAAAATACGGACGCAAAGGTAGGGGATTGGGTTTACGTGGTAAACGAAGAAAGAACCTTTACGGAACTTGCAAGAGAAGCGGGAACGATACCCTATGAGCTCATGTGCAACTTATCAAAAAGGATTAAAAGAGTCGTAGTGTAG
- a CDS encoding MgtC/SapB family protein, with product MTVLKFFTISFVVFPLLPDREIIRGLNPSEVWKFVILVSSVDFVGYFLLKYKGTGSLILTALIGGIPSSTAVTMAFSNLSRKFSYLSELFFFSIILSWLVMFFRVIFYTFIIFEGMIYKLVLLLLPYFALLLMFAIFLYLKGNKNHEEGGSMSIKNPFSLSQAFTFGLIYSTISVISHYLKTHFGDEGIYVLSFLSGIMDIDAITLLLARLSDKGEIGVDVAAMGILLAVMSNNLFKSGYAIIFGSKKLKIYFLFVALFTLIYTTTLLILFDKLHMSS from the coding sequence ATTACCGTTCTTAAGTTCTTTACAATTTCCTTCGTAGTCTTTCCCCTGCTTCCGGACAGAGAAATAATTAGAGGTTTAAATCCTTCAGAAGTCTGGAAGTTCGTTATACTCGTTTCCTCGGTTGACTTTGTAGGTTACTTCCTTTTGAAGTACAAAGGAACAGGAAGTTTAATCCTCACAGCACTCATCGGCGGTATCCCTTCCAGTACCGCGGTAACTATGGCTTTTTCTAATCTCTCAAGAAAATTCTCATACCTCTCGGAACTATTCTTCTTTTCAATAATCCTTTCCTGGCTCGTTATGTTTTTCAGGGTTATCTTTTACACCTTCATCATATTTGAGGGAATGATTTATAAACTCGTCCTATTACTCCTTCCGTATTTTGCCTTATTGCTTATGTTTGCAATATTTTTGTACTTGAAAGGTAACAAGAACCACGAGGAAGGTGGGAGCATGTCAATAAAAAATCCCTTTTCCCTCTCTCAGGCTTTTACCTTCGGTTTAATTTACTCCACTATAAGCGTTATTTCTCACTATTTGAAGACTCACTTTGGTGACGAGGGAATTTACGTCTTGAGTTTTTTATCTGGAATAATGGACATAGACGCAATTACACTGCTCCTCGCGAGACTTTCCGATAAGGGGGAAATAGGCGTAGACGTTGCGGCGATGGGGATACTCCTCGCGGTTATGTCCAACAATTTATTTAAGTCTGGATACGCGATTATATTCGGGAGTAAGAAACTAAAAATTTACTTTTTATTTGTGGCTCTATTTACTTTAATCTACACTACGACTCTTTTAATCCTTTTTGATAAGTTGCACATGAGCTCATAG
- a CDS encoding MgtC/SapB family protein: MDFFKEFSASPEFKIVFSAFLGLIIGLEREIRAKFGHDIFAGIRTFPLIAVLGTLSGFLYREFPYVFLSFLGLIILASISYWKDRSMGITTEVSALITFIVGLLVSAGEYYLAVVTTILTTFILVLRDSMENLAKRLDERT, from the coding sequence ATGGATTTTTTTAAGGAGTTCTCCGCCTCCCCCGAATTTAAAATCGTTTTTTCTGCTTTCCTCGGACTTATTATCGGACTTGAAAGGGAGATAAGGGCTAAATTCGGACACGACATCTTCGCGGGAATAAGGACATTCCCTTTGATAGCGGTTCTGGGAACACTTTCGGGTTTCCTTTACAGGGAATTTCCTTACGTTTTCTTGAGTTTTCTTGGGCTTATAATCCTTGCGTCCATTAGTTACTGGAAGGACAGAAGTATGGGTATAACCACCGAAGTTTCCGCGTTGATTACATTTATAGTAGGTCTACTTGTTTCTGCAGGCGAGTACTACTTGGCCGTTGTTACCACAATCCTTACGACTTTTATCCTCGTCCTCAGAGACAGTATGGAGAACCTCGCAAAAAGACTGGACGAGAGGACGTAA
- the rpsG gene encoding 30S ribosomal protein S7 produces MPRKGPVPPREIPPDPKYGDVLVQKLINKVMKDGKKSVAEWIVYTALEEAAKEVNMHPVELLHKVIEKLKPEWEVRPTRVGGATYQVPIEVPERRQISLAIKWLVQAARERPRGREQYTMIERLKAELLDALNERGGAYKKKEETHRMAHANMVFSHFRW; encoded by the coding sequence ATGCCAAGGAAAGGACCAGTACCTCCGAGAGAAATACCGCCCGACCCCAAGTACGGGGACGTGCTCGTTCAGAAGTTAATAAACAAAGTGATGAAGGACGGAAAGAAAAGCGTGGCTGAGTGGATAGTCTACACTGCACTGGAAGAGGCTGCGAAAGAGGTAAACATGCACCCTGTTGAACTGCTTCATAAGGTAATAGAGAAGTTAAAGCCCGAGTGGGAAGTGAGACCCACAAGAGTGGGAGGAGCTACGTATCAGGTGCCGATAGAAGTGCCAGAGAGGAGGCAGATAAGTTTGGCGATAAAGTGGCTAGTTCAAGCTGCGAGGGAAAGACCGAGGGGAAGGGAACAGTACACTATGATAGAGAGGTTGAAGGCAGAACTGTTAGATGCGCTCAACGAGAGGGGAGGAGCGTACAAGAAGAAGGAAGAGACGCACAGGATGGCACATGCGAACATGGTTTTCTCTCACTTCAGGTGGTAA
- the rpsL gene encoding 30S ribosomal protein S12, translated as MPTFNQLVKYGREKRKKKSKAPALQGCPQKRGVCVRVYTVTPKKPNSALRKVARVRLSNGIEVTAYIPGEGHNLQEHSIVLVRGGRVKDLPGVRYKIIRGALDAAGVEGRRQSRSKYGTKRPKEEKGG; from the coding sequence ATGCCGACGTTCAACCAGTTAGTTAAGTACGGAAGGGAAAAGAGGAAGAAAAAGTCTAAAGCTCCGGCACTTCAAGGCTGCCCTCAAAAGAGAGGAGTGTGCGTGAGAGTCTACACAGTCACTCCAAAAAAGCCAAACTCTGCCCTCAGAAAAGTCGCAAGAGTCAGGCTCTCCAACGGTATTGAAGTCACTGCCTACATCCCCGGTGAAGGTCACAACCTTCAGGAACACTCCATAGTTCTCGTAAGAGGAGGAAGAGTGAAGGACCTTCCCGGTGTGAGATACAAGATTATCAGAGGAGCGCTTGATGCAGCCGGTGTTGAAGGAAGGAGACAATCCCGTTCCAAGTACGGAACCAAGAGACCGAAGGAAGAAAAAGGAGGTTGA